DNA from Fibrobacter sp. UWP2:
TGCTCTACCCCGTCCTCACCGTGATCGCCGTGACCGCAGAGCCGCTCATCGAGGTGATGATTGGCCCCAAGTGGCTTCCCTGCGTCCCCATACTGCAGGTGCTGTGCTTTGGCTACATGTTCTCCCCGCTCACGCACATCAACCTGAACCTGCTCTATGTGAAGGGCCGCACCGACCTGGTCCTTAAACTGGAACTCATCAAAAAGCCCATCGGCTTCGCCATCCTGTTCGCGACACTCCCCTTCGGGATTTACGCCATGGTCATCGGAAAGGCCGCCTACGAGTTCATCGCCTTCTCGTTCAACTGCTACTACACCGGGAAGATTCTAAACTACGGCGAAATCAAGCAACTCAGGGTGCTCATCCCTGTATTCGTCCAAATTGCCGTCATGGGTGTCGTCACGCATTTCGCCATGATACCTTTTGACGGGAGCGTCGCCAAGGTGGCCGTGGGCATCGTCACCGCCGCGGTCGTGTATTTCGGGATCGCCGCCATCGTCAAGGACGAGAGCTTCATGGACTTCAAAGAGATCATTCTCTCGAAAATACGTCCATCGCGCGCTCAATGACATCGTCCATGTCGTAGTACTTGTACTCGGCCAGACGGCCGCCAAAAATGACGTTCGGCAGCTGTTTTGACAAGGCAACGTACTCCTGATACAAGCGACTGTTTTTCTCGTCGTTCACCGTGTAAAAACGTTCCTTGCCAGGTTCCCACGTCATTGGATACTCGCGGGTGATCACCGTCTTGGGCTGTTCCCCGAATTCAAAATGCTTGTGCTCGATGATGCGGGTGTAGGGAACAGACGCATCGATATAGTTCACCACGGCGTTGCCCTGGAAGTTCGTGCAATCCAGGAGCTCGGTTTCAAAGCGAAGCGAACGGTATTCCAAAGTTCCAAGCCGGAAACTAAAGAACTCGTCTATGGGGCCCGTGTACACGATTTTTTTTGCCAACGATTCCAGCTCGGAACGGCACTTCAAGAAGTCCATGTCCAGGCGGACCTCAATCCCCTCGAGCATCGCCTTGACCAACCCGGTGTAGCCGCCCACAGGGATTCCCTGGAACAAGTCGTTAAAATAATTGTTGTCGAAGGTGAACCGTACCGGCAAACGTTTGATGACCGAAGTGGGCAACTCTGTGCACTTGCGCCCCCACTGTTTTTCGGTGTATTCCTTGATCAGGGCCTCGTACACGTCGCGCCCCACAAGGCTTAGAGCCTGCTCCTCCAGGTTGCGAGGTTCCGTGACTCCCGACGCCGCGCGCTGTTCCTCGATTTTTGCCATGGCCTCCGCAGGCGTTTTTACGCCCCAAAGCTGGTAAAAGGTGTTCATGTTGAACGGCAGGTTGAACAACCGCCCCCGGGAAAGGGCTACCGGCGAATTGGTGTAGCGGTTGAACGGGACAAACGAGTTGACAAAATTCCATACCCGAGCGTTGGACGTGTGG
Protein-coding regions in this window:
- the glf gene encoding UDP-galactopyranose mutase, with the translated sequence MLDYLVVGSGLFGATFAHLAKKAGKSVMVVEKRPHVAGNCYTENVEGIDVHKYGAHIFHTSNARVWNFVNSFVPFNRYTNSPVALSRGRLFNLPFNMNTFYQLWGVKTPAEAMAKIEEQRAASGVTEPRNLEEQALSLVGRDVYEALIKEYTEKQWGRKCTELPTSVIKRLPVRFTFDNNYFNDLFQGIPVGGYTGLVKAMLEGIEVRLDMDFLKCRSELESLAKKIVYTGPIDEFFSFRLGTLEYRSLRFETELLDCTNFQGNAVVNYIDASVPYTRIIEHKHFEFGEQPKTVITREYPMTWEPGKERFYTVNDEKNSRLYQEYVALSKQLPNVIFGGRLAEYKYYDMDDVIERAMDVFSRE